The Juglans microcarpa x Juglans regia isolate MS1-56 chromosome 2S, Jm3101_v1.0, whole genome shotgun sequence genome has a window encoding:
- the LOC121252721 gene encoding DNA repair protein UVH3 isoform X1, producing the protein MGVHGLWELLAPVGRRVSVETLAGKKLAIGTTTLALTLFLTLKPHEPLIFISRIMNCIPDASIWMVQFMKAMRDEKGEMIRNAHLLGFFRRICKLLFLRTKPVFVFDGATPALKRRTVIARRRQRDNAQAKVRKTAEKLLLNQLKAMKLKELAKEIENQKKRQKKQKNDAKGEKTLSEETNMVGNQLERDMVSKSFSQEKLDEMLAASIAAEDNGRFPNNASTSAAAAAIIPAEEDDSEVEERILPPEHGEIDPAVLASLPQSMQHDLLVQLKGKMIMPGETGMFGCSSNGGDAILRSGPSGNQEKLDEMLAASILAEEIERSPNCASKSADPFPFGENGEGYEDEDEDEEMMLPEMNGEFDPTVLAALPPSMQLDLLVQMRERLMAENRQKYQKVKKDPTKFSELQIQAYLKTVAFRREIDEVQKSAAGSGVGGVQTSRIASEANREFIFSSSFTGDKQAFRTARGETNGDKQLETPREHPSQNFINSVASASKSNAMSGSGLDESRRVFDDNIETYMDERGHVRVSRVRAMGIRMTRDIQRNLDLMKEVEQESTNARKIANAQTMVDGDTISAPRSFPGTKQSVETSHYGNSESVNLNGRNEESNVKSDTSIEISLIDGGENGDDDLFARLVAGNPVKSFSADNTPSRKQSSNLYSNCDWEEGIIKDKVGSFSSNNGGEIKPSLEKDKISDESDVEWEEGLCNFHKSTSPEQAEAGRTVSKGYLEEEADLQEAIRRSLEYVGDKESSLELPQVQKNLEEVRKDIAIFGQKNNIGGKLLVGEHGSQESESFCEIVYGDVKPNGVAGITVSQIIECSGRQLKSSVACSSDNSGNQINKPCERQPGSHSEQAMQDASERDSLYREIPGSEYVAPLQKEVHVVAEQPLGTFSVGAGSPNFPSRGSEHNSHISGANTSGIQIGDELNDPKTETKLAAEEKNGQHGSPFEGNENIDAEVIEGTLAEEIQILGQEYLSLGDEQRKLERNAESVSSEMFAECQELLQMFGLPYIIAPMEAEAQCAYMELANLVDGVVTDDSDVFLFGARSVYKNIFDDRKYVETYLMKDMEKELGLTREKLIRMALLLGSDYTEGVSGIGIVNAIEVVNAFPEKDGLHKFREWIESPDPTILKKFDAETGSTVKKRGPKVIDNGLKCSKRNLEEVSGSDLNILEGQEQQQSVTSMHDIKQIFMDKHRNVSKNWHIPPVFPSEAVVSAYFSPQVDNSTEPFTWGKPDHFVLRKLCWEKFGWGNQKADELLVPVLKEYDKHETQLRLEAFYTFNERFAKIRSKRIKKAVKGITGSQTLELMDNPLLEVSRSRKKRRANPVEPGDNKSEKPSSEIEGSDVGNQHYSMDKSLPKHSRKRRNSVEPIPAIPPMETEGRRSRNKGSHGNGRGGRRGRGRGDGVGRGRGKRSSGFEPRESSGNDTDDDEQEVLVENLEVPDKVRRSMRIRKPVNYTVNDSMMDDGEKSSDQSDEKCSAGEAVGRDLSSAQVVCEDAAAGHNENKQHNNAGDYAHEEHLHIDYHEMGGGFCTDKCEIDLPDVSQCGDPSFGAEFCKDYLNAGGGFCLDEGETKNDQDGTHCPTANASGSADPDPSHRIDFTNEADLDFGSVQSNLGPKGALDGLHATGKTDAYDTESNLDLQNASSNEGNSKEDASPPRNTTGKTSVGGLSAMPFLKRKRRKS; encoded by the exons ATGGGAGTGCACGGTCTTTGGGAACTACTGGCCCCCGTCGGCCGCCGCGTGTCCGTTGAAACCCTCGCCGGAAAAAAGCTCGCCATCGGTACTACCACTCTAGCCCTAACCCTATTCCTAACTCTCAAACCTCACGAGCCTTTGATTTTCATCAGTAGAATTATGAATTGTATTCCAGATGCGAGCATATGGATGGTGCAGTTCATGAAGGCGATGCGGGACGAGAAGGGTGAGATGATACGGAACGCTCATTTGCTGGGATTCTTTCGACGAATTTGCAAGCTCTTGTTCCTGAGGACCAAGCCTGTCTTCGTCTTCGACGGGGCGACCCCAGCTCTCAAGCGCCGTACCGTGATCGCGCGCCGCAGACAGCGCGACAACGCGCAGGCCAAGGTCCGAAAGACCGCCGAGAAGTTGCTTCTCAATCAG CTTAAGGCAATGAAACTGAAAGAACTGGCAAAGGAAATTGAGAACCAGAAGAAAAGGcagaagaagcagaagaatgATGCTAAGGGTGAGAAGACTTTGTCAGAAGAAACCAACATGGTTGGTAATCAGTTAGAAAGGGATATGGTTTCCAAAAGTTTCAGTCAGGAGAAGCTAGATGAGAT GTTGGCAGCATCTATTGCAGCAGAGGATAATGGGAGGTTTCCTAACAATGCATCAAcatctgctgctgctgctgctattATTCCTGCTGAGGAGGATGATAGTGAAGTGGAAGAGAGGATACTA CCTCCAGAGCATGGTGAAATTGATCCAGCTGTATTAGCTTCTTTGCCTCAGTCGATGCAACACGATCTTCTCGTTCAG CTCAAGGGAAAGATGATTATGCCAGGTGAAACGGGTATGTTTGGTTGCAGTTCAAATGGTGGGGATGCGATATTGAGGAGTGGGCCGAGTGGCAATCAGGAAAAGCTAGATGAAAT GTTGGCAGCGTCTATTTTGGCAGAGGAAATTGAGAGGTCACCTAACTGTGCGTCAAAATCAGCTGATCCTTTTCCTTTTGGGGAGAATGGTGAAGGATACGAAGATGAGGATGAAGACGAAGAGATGATGTTG CCTGAAATGAATGGGGAATTTGATCCTACTGTATTGGCCGCTTTGCCTCCATCAATGCAACTTGATCTTCTTGTTCAA ATGAGAGAAAGATTGATGGCTGAAAACAGACAGAAGTATCAGAAAGTCAAGAAG GATCCCACAAAGTTCTCGGAGCTGCAAATACAAGCTTATCTAAAAACTGTTGCTTTCCGTCGGGAGATAGATGAAGTGCAGAAATCTGCTGCTGGGAGCGGGGTAGGAGGCGTACAAACTTCTCGGATAGCCTCTGAAGCCAACAgagaatttattttctcatcatcatttACTGGTGATAAACA GGCGTTTAGAACTGCCAGAGGAGAGACAAATGGAGATAAGCAACTAGAGACACCAAGAGAGCAtccttctcaaaatttcatcaaTAGTGTTGCATCTGCCAGTAAGTCCAATGCCATGAGTGGTTCAGGCTTGGATGAATCTAGGAGGGTTTTTGATGACAATATTGAAACATATATGGATGAAAGGGGGCACGTCCGAGTTAGTAGAGTGAGAGCTATGGGGATCCGTATGACTCGTGATATACAAAGAAATCTGGACTTGATGAAAGAGGTTGAGCAGGAAAGCACAAATGCAAGAAAGATTGCAAATGCTCAAACTATGGTTGATGGAGACACAATTAGTGCCCCAAGAAGCTTTCCTGGTACCAAGCAGTCTGTAGAAACTTCACATTATGGTAATAGTGAATCTGTTAATTTGAATGGGAGAAATGAGGAATCCAATGTAAAAAGTGACACTTCCATAGAGATATCCTTGATAGATGGTGGGGAGAATGGTGATGACGATCTATTTGCTCGTTTAGTAGCAGGAAATCCAGTAAAAAGCTTTTCTGCTGATAACACCCCATCAAGGAAGCAGTCTTCTAACCTTTATTCAAATTGTGATTGGGAAGAAGGAATCATCAAAGATAAAGTTGGTAGTTTCTCTAGTAACAATGGAGGGGAAATTAAGCCTTCACTTGAGAAAGACAAAATTAGTGATGAGAGTGACGTGGAATGGGAGGAAGGGCTTTGCAACTTTCATAAAAGCACCTCCCCAGAACAAGCGGAAGCAGGAAGAACAGTTTCTAAAGGTTATTTGGAAGAAGAGGCTGATTTGCAGGAGGCAATAAGGAGAAGTCTTGAGTATGTAGGGGATAAGGAATCTAGTCTTGAATTACCACAAGTTCAGAAAAATCTTGAAGAAGTTCGTAAAGATATTGCAATCTTTggtcaaaaaaataatattggtgGGAAACTTCTGGTAGGGGAGCATGGTTCTCAAGAAAGTgaatcattttgtgaaatagtATATGGAGATGTAAAGCCAAATGGTGTGGCTGGAATTACTGTCTCACAAATCATTGAATGTTCTGGGAGACAGTTGAAGTCATCTGTGGCATGTAGCTCTGATAACTCTGGGAATCAGATCAATAAGCCATGTGAAAGACAACCAGGTTCCCATTCTGAACAGGCAATGCAAGATGCCAGTGAAAGGGACAGTTTGTACAGAGAAATTCCAGGTTCAGAATATGTTGCTCCGTTGCAAAAAGAGGTCCATGTGGTTGCAGAACAACCTCTGGGTACTTTTAGTGTTGGTGCTGGATCGCCCAATTTTCCTAGCAGGGGTTCAGAGCATAATTCTCATATATCTGGTGCCAATACCAGTGGCATTCAGATTGGTGATGAGTTAAATGATCCTAAAACTGAAacc AAGTTGGCtgcagaagaaaaaaatggcCAACATGGTTCTCCATTTGAGGGAAATGAAAATATCGACGCCGAAGTTATAGAAGGTACTTTGGCAGAGGAAATCCAAATTCTGGGTCAAGAATATTTAAGTCTAGGAGATGAGCAGAGAAAGCTTGAGCGTAATGCAGAATCTGTCAGCAGCGAGATGTTTGCAGAATGCCAG GAACTACTGCAAATGTTTGGTTTGCCATATATAATTGCACCAATGGAAGCAGAAGCTCAATGTGCTTATATGGAACTTGCAAACCTTGTTGATGGTGTCGTGACTGATGACTCTGATGTGTTTTTGTTTGGGGCAAGAAGTGTATACAAGAATATATTTGATGATCGAAAGTATGTTGAGACATACCTCATGAAG GACATGGAGAAGGAGCTTGGCCTGACTAGAGAAAAATTAATTCGGATGGCATTGCTTCTTGGAAGTGATTATACTGAAGGTGTCAG tgGGATTGGCATTGTCAATGCTATTGAGGTTGTAAATGCATTTCCTGAGAAAGATGGCCTCCATAAATTTCGGGAGTGGATTGAGTCACCAGATCCCACCATCCTGAAAAAGTTTGATGCAGAAACAGGATCAACTGTGAAAAAAAGAGGACCAAAAGTTATTGACAATGGTTTGAAGTGCTCAAAAAGAAATTTAGAAGAAGTCTCTGGATCTGACCTAAACATTTTAGAAGGTCAAGAGCAGCAGCAGTCTGTAACTTCCATGCACGACataaagcagatttttatggATAAGCAT AGAAATGTGAGCAAGAACTGGCATATTCCTCCTGTTTTCCCTAGTGAAGCAGTTGTCTCTGCTTACTTTTCTCCACAAGTGGACAATTCAACTGAGCCTTTCACGTGGGGAAAGCCAGATCATTTTGTTCTTCGCAA ATTGTGTTGGGAAAAGTTCGGGTGGGGTAACCAGAAGGCAGATGAGTTGCTAGTACCTGTTCTGAAGGAGTACGACAAACACGAG ACTCAATTGCGGTTGGAAGCATTTTACACTTTCAATGAACGATTTGCAAAAATTCGTAGCAAGAGAATTAAGAAAGCTGTTAAAGGAATCACTGGGAGCCAGACCTTGGAGTTGATGGATAATCCCTTACTAGAGGTTTCTAGgagtagaaagaaaagaagggcAAACCCTGTTGAACCTGGGGATAATAAGTCTGAAAAACCTTCAAGCGAAATAGAGGGGAGTGATGTTGGGAACCAGCATTACTCTATGGACAAATCATTACCCAAACATTCAAGGAAAAGGAGGAATTCTGTAGAGCCTATTCCAGCCATACCACCTATGGAGACAGAAGGCAGACGAAGTCGCAACAAAGGATCGCATGGGAATGGAAGAggtggaaggagagggagaggaagaggtgATGGAGTAGGAAGAGGAAGGGGAAAAAGAAGTTCTGGTTTTGAACCACGTGAAAGCAGTGGTAATGACACAGACGATGATGAGCAAGAAGTTCTTGTGGAGAATTTAGAAGTGCCAGACAAAGTTCGTAGG TCGATGAGAATTCGGAAGCCTGTGAATTACACTGTGAATGACTCTATGATGGATGATGGGGAGAAGTCATCAGACCAGAGTGATGAAAAATGCTCTGCTGGTGAGGCAGTAGGACGGGATTTATCTTCAGCCCAGGTTGTATGTGAAGATGCTGCTGCTGGTCATAACGAAAACAAACAGCATAATAATGCAGGAGATTATGCTCATGAGGAGCACTTGCATATAGACTATCATGAAATGGGTGGTGGGTTTTGCACTGACAAATGTGAAATTGATCTGCCAGATGTGAGCCAATGTGGCGATCCTTCTTTTGGGGCCGAGTTTTGTAAAGACTACCTCAATGCGGGAGGTGGGTTTTGCTTGGATGAAGGTGAGACAAAGAATGACCAAGATGGAACTCATTGCCCTACAGCTAATGCCTCAGGAAGCGCTGACCCAGACCCATCCCATCGCATTGATTTCACAAATGAAGCTgatcttgattttggttcaGTTCAATCTAACTTGGGCCCCAAAGGTGCCTTGGATGGACTTCATGCCACAGGGAAGACAGATGCATATGATACCGAATCGAATCTGGACCTTCAAAATGCTTCAAGTAATGAGGGTAATTCGAAGGAGGATGCGTCACCGCCTCGGAATACTACTGGAAAGACCTCTGTTGGAGGTCTAAGTGCTATGCCTTTTCTGAAAAGAAAGCGTAGAAAGAGCTAA
- the LOC121252721 gene encoding DNA repair protein UVH3 isoform X4, producing the protein MKSSILAEEIERSPNCASKSADPFPFGENGEGYEDEDEDEEMMLPEMNGEFDPTVLAALPPSMQLDLLVQMRERLMAENRQKYQKVKKDPTKFSELQIQAYLKTVAFRREIDEVQKSAAGSGVGGVQTSRIASEANREFIFSSSFTGDKQAFRTARGETNGDKQLETPREHPSQNFINSVASASKSNAMSGSGLDESRRVFDDNIETYMDERGHVRVSRVRAMGIRMTRDIQRNLDLMKEVEQESTNARKIANAQTMVDGDTISAPRSFPGTKQSVETSHYGNSESVNLNGRNEESNVKSDTSIEISLIDGGENGDDDLFARLVAGNPVKSFSADNTPSRKQSSNLYSNCDWEEGIIKDKVGSFSSNNGGEIKPSLEKDKISDESDVEWEEGLCNFHKSTSPEQAEAGRTVSKGYLEEEADLQEAIRRSLEYVGDKESSLELPQVQKNLEEVRKDIAIFGQKNNIGGKLLVGEHGSQESESFCEIVYGDVKPNGVAGITVSQIIECSGRQLKSSVACSSDNSGNQINKPCERQPGSHSEQAMQDASERDSLYREIPGSEYVAPLQKEVHVVAEQPLGTFSVGAGSPNFPSRGSEHNSHISGANTSGIQIGDELNDPKTETKLAAEEKNGQHGSPFEGNENIDAEVIEGTLAEEIQILGQEYLSLGDEQRKLERNAESVSSEMFAECQELLQMFGLPYIIAPMEAEAQCAYMELANLVDGVVTDDSDVFLFGARSVYKNIFDDRKYVETYLMKDMEKELGLTREKLIRMALLLGSDYTEGVSGIGIVNAIEVVNAFPEKDGLHKFREWIESPDPTILKKFDAETGSTVKKRGPKVIDNGLKCSKRNLEEVSGSDLNILEGQEQQQSVTSMHDIKQIFMDKHRNVSKNWHIPPVFPSEAVVSAYFSPQVDNSTEPFTWGKPDHFVLRKLCWEKFGWGNQKADELLVPVLKEYDKHETQLRLEAFYTFNERFAKIRSKRIKKAVKGITGSQTLELMDNPLLEVSRSRKKRRANPVEPGDNKSEKPSSEIEGSDVGNQHYSMDKSLPKHSRKRRNSVEPIPAIPPMETEGRRSRNKGSHGNGRGGRRGRGRGDGVGRGRGKRSSGFEPRESSGNDTDDDEQEVLVENLEVPDKVRRSMRIRKPVNYTVNDSMMDDGEKSSDQSDEKCSAGEAVGRDLSSAQVVCEDAAAGHNENKQHNNAGDYAHEEHLHIDYHEMGGGFCTDKCEIDLPDVSQCGDPSFGAEFCKDYLNAGGGFCLDEGETKNDQDGTHCPTANASGSADPDPSHRIDFTNEADLDFGSVQSNLGPKGALDGLHATGKTDAYDTESNLDLQNASSNEGNSKEDASPPRNTTGKTSVGGLSAMPFLKRKRRKS; encoded by the exons ATGAAAT CGTCTATTTTGGCAGAGGAAATTGAGAGGTCACCTAACTGTGCGTCAAAATCAGCTGATCCTTTTCCTTTTGGGGAGAATGGTGAAGGATACGAAGATGAGGATGAAGACGAAGAGATGATGTTG CCTGAAATGAATGGGGAATTTGATCCTACTGTATTGGCCGCTTTGCCTCCATCAATGCAACTTGATCTTCTTGTTCAA ATGAGAGAAAGATTGATGGCTGAAAACAGACAGAAGTATCAGAAAGTCAAGAAG GATCCCACAAAGTTCTCGGAGCTGCAAATACAAGCTTATCTAAAAACTGTTGCTTTCCGTCGGGAGATAGATGAAGTGCAGAAATCTGCTGCTGGGAGCGGGGTAGGAGGCGTACAAACTTCTCGGATAGCCTCTGAAGCCAACAgagaatttattttctcatcatcatttACTGGTGATAAACA GGCGTTTAGAACTGCCAGAGGAGAGACAAATGGAGATAAGCAACTAGAGACACCAAGAGAGCAtccttctcaaaatttcatcaaTAGTGTTGCATCTGCCAGTAAGTCCAATGCCATGAGTGGTTCAGGCTTGGATGAATCTAGGAGGGTTTTTGATGACAATATTGAAACATATATGGATGAAAGGGGGCACGTCCGAGTTAGTAGAGTGAGAGCTATGGGGATCCGTATGACTCGTGATATACAAAGAAATCTGGACTTGATGAAAGAGGTTGAGCAGGAAAGCACAAATGCAAGAAAGATTGCAAATGCTCAAACTATGGTTGATGGAGACACAATTAGTGCCCCAAGAAGCTTTCCTGGTACCAAGCAGTCTGTAGAAACTTCACATTATGGTAATAGTGAATCTGTTAATTTGAATGGGAGAAATGAGGAATCCAATGTAAAAAGTGACACTTCCATAGAGATATCCTTGATAGATGGTGGGGAGAATGGTGATGACGATCTATTTGCTCGTTTAGTAGCAGGAAATCCAGTAAAAAGCTTTTCTGCTGATAACACCCCATCAAGGAAGCAGTCTTCTAACCTTTATTCAAATTGTGATTGGGAAGAAGGAATCATCAAAGATAAAGTTGGTAGTTTCTCTAGTAACAATGGAGGGGAAATTAAGCCTTCACTTGAGAAAGACAAAATTAGTGATGAGAGTGACGTGGAATGGGAGGAAGGGCTTTGCAACTTTCATAAAAGCACCTCCCCAGAACAAGCGGAAGCAGGAAGAACAGTTTCTAAAGGTTATTTGGAAGAAGAGGCTGATTTGCAGGAGGCAATAAGGAGAAGTCTTGAGTATGTAGGGGATAAGGAATCTAGTCTTGAATTACCACAAGTTCAGAAAAATCTTGAAGAAGTTCGTAAAGATATTGCAATCTTTggtcaaaaaaataatattggtgGGAAACTTCTGGTAGGGGAGCATGGTTCTCAAGAAAGTgaatcattttgtgaaatagtATATGGAGATGTAAAGCCAAATGGTGTGGCTGGAATTACTGTCTCACAAATCATTGAATGTTCTGGGAGACAGTTGAAGTCATCTGTGGCATGTAGCTCTGATAACTCTGGGAATCAGATCAATAAGCCATGTGAAAGACAACCAGGTTCCCATTCTGAACAGGCAATGCAAGATGCCAGTGAAAGGGACAGTTTGTACAGAGAAATTCCAGGTTCAGAATATGTTGCTCCGTTGCAAAAAGAGGTCCATGTGGTTGCAGAACAACCTCTGGGTACTTTTAGTGTTGGTGCTGGATCGCCCAATTTTCCTAGCAGGGGTTCAGAGCATAATTCTCATATATCTGGTGCCAATACCAGTGGCATTCAGATTGGTGATGAGTTAAATGATCCTAAAACTGAAacc AAGTTGGCtgcagaagaaaaaaatggcCAACATGGTTCTCCATTTGAGGGAAATGAAAATATCGACGCCGAAGTTATAGAAGGTACTTTGGCAGAGGAAATCCAAATTCTGGGTCAAGAATATTTAAGTCTAGGAGATGAGCAGAGAAAGCTTGAGCGTAATGCAGAATCTGTCAGCAGCGAGATGTTTGCAGAATGCCAG GAACTACTGCAAATGTTTGGTTTGCCATATATAATTGCACCAATGGAAGCAGAAGCTCAATGTGCTTATATGGAACTTGCAAACCTTGTTGATGGTGTCGTGACTGATGACTCTGATGTGTTTTTGTTTGGGGCAAGAAGTGTATACAAGAATATATTTGATGATCGAAAGTATGTTGAGACATACCTCATGAAG GACATGGAGAAGGAGCTTGGCCTGACTAGAGAAAAATTAATTCGGATGGCATTGCTTCTTGGAAGTGATTATACTGAAGGTGTCAG tgGGATTGGCATTGTCAATGCTATTGAGGTTGTAAATGCATTTCCTGAGAAAGATGGCCTCCATAAATTTCGGGAGTGGATTGAGTCACCAGATCCCACCATCCTGAAAAAGTTTGATGCAGAAACAGGATCAACTGTGAAAAAAAGAGGACCAAAAGTTATTGACAATGGTTTGAAGTGCTCAAAAAGAAATTTAGAAGAAGTCTCTGGATCTGACCTAAACATTTTAGAAGGTCAAGAGCAGCAGCAGTCTGTAACTTCCATGCACGACataaagcagatttttatggATAAGCAT AGAAATGTGAGCAAGAACTGGCATATTCCTCCTGTTTTCCCTAGTGAAGCAGTTGTCTCTGCTTACTTTTCTCCACAAGTGGACAATTCAACTGAGCCTTTCACGTGGGGAAAGCCAGATCATTTTGTTCTTCGCAA ATTGTGTTGGGAAAAGTTCGGGTGGGGTAACCAGAAGGCAGATGAGTTGCTAGTACCTGTTCTGAAGGAGTACGACAAACACGAG ACTCAATTGCGGTTGGAAGCATTTTACACTTTCAATGAACGATTTGCAAAAATTCGTAGCAAGAGAATTAAGAAAGCTGTTAAAGGAATCACTGGGAGCCAGACCTTGGAGTTGATGGATAATCCCTTACTAGAGGTTTCTAGgagtagaaagaaaagaagggcAAACCCTGTTGAACCTGGGGATAATAAGTCTGAAAAACCTTCAAGCGAAATAGAGGGGAGTGATGTTGGGAACCAGCATTACTCTATGGACAAATCATTACCCAAACATTCAAGGAAAAGGAGGAATTCTGTAGAGCCTATTCCAGCCATACCACCTATGGAGACAGAAGGCAGACGAAGTCGCAACAAAGGATCGCATGGGAATGGAAGAggtggaaggagagggagaggaagaggtgATGGAGTAGGAAGAGGAAGGGGAAAAAGAAGTTCTGGTTTTGAACCACGTGAAAGCAGTGGTAATGACACAGACGATGATGAGCAAGAAGTTCTTGTGGAGAATTTAGAAGTGCCAGACAAAGTTCGTAGG TCGATGAGAATTCGGAAGCCTGTGAATTACACTGTGAATGACTCTATGATGGATGATGGGGAGAAGTCATCAGACCAGAGTGATGAAAAATGCTCTGCTGGTGAGGCAGTAGGACGGGATTTATCTTCAGCCCAGGTTGTATGTGAAGATGCTGCTGCTGGTCATAACGAAAACAAACAGCATAATAATGCAGGAGATTATGCTCATGAGGAGCACTTGCATATAGACTATCATGAAATGGGTGGTGGGTTTTGCACTGACAAATGTGAAATTGATCTGCCAGATGTGAGCCAATGTGGCGATCCTTCTTTTGGGGCCGAGTTTTGTAAAGACTACCTCAATGCGGGAGGTGGGTTTTGCTTGGATGAAGGTGAGACAAAGAATGACCAAGATGGAACTCATTGCCCTACAGCTAATGCCTCAGGAAGCGCTGACCCAGACCCATCCCATCGCATTGATTTCACAAATGAAGCTgatcttgattttggttcaGTTCAATCTAACTTGGGCCCCAAAGGTGCCTTGGATGGACTTCATGCCACAGGGAAGACAGATGCATATGATACCGAATCGAATCTGGACCTTCAAAATGCTTCAAGTAATGAGGGTAATTCGAAGGAGGATGCGTCACCGCCTCGGAATACTACTGGAAAGACCTCTGTTGGAGGTCTAAGTGCTATGCCTTTTCTGAAAAGAAAGCGTAGAAAGAGCTAA